The nucleotide sequence GTTTAGCAATCATTTTACTCCCTGTATTAATATTATTACTTCTAAAACTCGCAGGTTTTTCTGAATCGTTAGATTTCGGTAAACTATCAAAAATTGTTGCCAGTATATCATTGGTAGGTATGTTCTTACTTTTTATGACCCAATGGACAAAAGATGATGGAGATGAAATGTATTTACAAATGCCTTTGTCTGCTGTTCTTCTGGGAATAATTACAGGTATTACTACATTATTAATTAGCTCACTTTTTAGTTTGATTGATTGGTTAGATTTGGATTATAGTCATTATAATGGATTTGGATTAATGTTTTTCATTTTACTTATAATATTATCCAATTTTGGACAGCAAATATATTCATTATCTAAACAAAAAGAAGAATGAAGAATTACATAAAAATAGAACGTGCCCGACACAATTTCACTCAAGGCGATTTAGCAGAAAAAGTAGGAGTTTCACGTCAAACCATAAATTCAATCGAAACAAAAAGATACATTCCATCTGCTGTTTTGGCGTTAAAAATAGCCCAAATATTCAATATCCCTGTTGAAAATCTTTTTGAGTTGGAAGATGATGATTAAAACAAACCCGAAAACTAAAAAGCTTTCGGGTTTGTAGCTACATTACATCACTTTTTTGTAATTGTAATGTTCTTTCAATGCACCTTCTATTTCATTGCCTTCGGTATCTAAACCAATCAAGCCATTTTCAATAACTTTCAGCTGCATATCGTTTTCTTTATTGTCTTTGTCTTTTAAGTGAACCACTGAGCCGTTGTTGTGCCACATGATTTCACCCGTACTTTTATTCACAAAATCTTTGTCTAAATATGTTGCGGTATATTCATAGGTTCCATCGGTTTTCAGTGTTATAGTTGTTTTAATTCCCGGGCAATCTGCACAAGGTAATGTCGCTTCGTAAGTTCCTGCCCAATCCAATGAATTGTTGGCGTTGTGTCCATCATGGTTCATGGTATCAGAAGCAGTTGTTTGTTGTTGAAGCGTGTCGGTGGTAACTGTAGTGTCTGTAGTTTTTTCTTTATTACAAGAAATCAACACACCGCCCAATAAACTAATAGTAAAAATAATCTTTTTCATATAATTGGAATTTTAAAATGATTTATTCCTAAATATACAATAAAAATGCCAAAAACCGCTATTGCTTTAATAACAAAGTTTTCAAACGGTTTTGCTGTGTTTATGCAAACATTTAATTGTGGAAAGTGTGCATAAATGCAACACTATTTAGATGGATTGTGCATATGCAATTACCTTTCGAATGGTGTTGAGGTTTCTGCCTGTGGCAATTGTTTGCAGTTTTTTTTCAAAAAAGTTGGTGTTCATTTTCGAAGCACCCATTCCATCAACCACATAAAAATAAAGCAACTTATGCAGTATTTTAAAAGCGTCGTTTCCAAGTTGAAAGGCGGTGGTTAAGGCATGCAACGCATCTTCCGAAGGAATATTCTTCATAAATGTAATAAATACTTTGTTGTTGGGAGCATCAGCCGGAAATGGATTGTTTTGCAAAGCGGTTTCCACTTCCTGCACATCCAAACAAAATACAGCAATATCCAGTAAAAAACGTTCTTGAATAAGCTGCTTTATTTGCTGTTCCACAACTGCTTTTTCCGCATTGCTTTTTAAGACCACATTTCCGCTTTGAATATAGGTAATCACACTTTTGAAACCAATTTCAATTAAAGCAACTTTCAAATCGGCCATTTTAATGATGTTTTTGCCTGAAACATTTACAGCTCTCAGGAAAATGATGTATGTATTCATAAACAGCTATATTTTTTTTGCAGCATACTCACTTTCATTGCCCAAACGGTCAACGGCTTTTAAAACAATCATTTGGCAGTTTTTTCCGTTTTTAGATCGATTGATGATTTTGCTTAATTGTTTTTTTGGAAAGATCTCTATTTGCCATTCGTTGCCATATTGCGCATACAAAACCCATTGAAAAACATTGGTTTGGTTGCTGTTTGACCAATCGATTTTTACAGATGAATATTCATCGCTAGTATTAAAATGGGGCGTTGCTATTTTGCTGGTTTTCATCCACGGGCTCAATGGTACCAATGCTTTTTCTTTATACGGGTCGCTTTTCAAGGCAGGGATCATTTCGCTGTTGTTGGTTAATCCAGCAACGCTGTAATGAATGGCACCCACGCTGTTTTTGTTCAACACTTTGTTGGTAATTTTGATTTGATTTACAATTTCCGATGCGCGGTTGGCTGCTTTCACTTCCACGGTGTTCAATCCTGGCCACAAATGGCGGTTTAAAGTGTTTTCCTCTTGCCACCATTCCAATAAATCCTGAAAATTTTGTCGTGGGGAATTGATAGGCCAATACAATTGAGGCGAAAAATAGTCGATCCAGCCTTTGTTCAACCACAATTTGGCATCGGCATACAATTCATCAAACTGTGAAGAACCCACCACACCTATAGGATAACCCGATTTCCAAATTCCAAACGGACTGATTCCAAACTTAACATATGGTTTTTCTTGTTTGATTTCTTTGTGGATACGTTCAATGAATTTATTAACATGATTTCTGCGCCAATCAGCTTTAGAAAGACTTCCATCGGAATTTTTATAGGTGTTCCATGAGGCAGTATCAGGAAAATCGGCACCGCCATTGTACGACGCATACGGATAAAAATAATCATCGAAATGCACCGCATCAATATCATAACGCGAAACAATATCTTTCACCACATTCGACACATGGTCTTGTGTTTTAATACTCGCCGGATCAAACCAATACATACCGTTTTTAAGTTTCACGATATTGCTGGGCGATTTTTTAACCATTGATTCGCTGCTCACCGAACCACCACTTAAATGATGTGCCCTATACGGATTCAGCCAAACATGTAATTCCAAACCGCGTTTGTGAGCTTCTTCAACCCAAAATTCCAACGGATCGTAATAAGGTGCAGGTGCTTTGCCTGTTTCGCCGGTTAAATAACACGACCACGGTTCATAATTGCTTTTATACAAGGCATCTGCAGCCGGACGCACCTGAAAAATCACCGCATTAAAATTGGCATCTTCCAATAAATCGAGCAATTGTATTGCCTCTCGTTTTTGATCTTCGGTAGATAGATTTTTTCTGCTGGGCCAGTTGATATTGGCAACCGTAGCTACCCAAGCTGCCCGAAATTCCCGTTTCACTTCTGGGAGTTCTA is from Paenimyroides aestuarii and encodes:
- a CDS encoding helix-turn-helix transcriptional regulator, which translates into the protein MKNYIKIERARHNFTQGDLAEKVGVSRQTINSIETKRYIPSAVLALKIAQIFNIPVENLFELEDDD
- a CDS encoding copper resistance protein NlpE, yielding MKKIIFTISLLGGVLISCNKEKTTDTTVTTDTLQQQTTASDTMNHDGHNANNSLDWAGTYEATLPCADCPGIKTTITLKTDGTYEYTATYLDKDFVNKSTGEIMWHNNGSVVHLKDKDNKENDMQLKVIENGLIGLDTEGNEIEGALKEHYNYKKVM
- a CDS encoding DUF1697 domain-containing protein, translating into MNTYIIFLRAVNVSGKNIIKMADLKVALIEIGFKSVITYIQSGNVVLKSNAEKAVVEQQIKQLIQERFLLDIAVFCLDVQEVETALQNNPFPADAPNNKVFITFMKNIPSEDALHALTTAFQLGNDAFKILHKLLYFYVVDGMGASKMNTNFFEKKLQTIATGRNLNTIRKVIAYAQSI
- a CDS encoding glycoside hydrolase family 10 protein, which translates into the protein MKLKVNKYLAFIALASLSLISCAVQQQQKPKVTVVKKSEVEAETPTPQPIEQPSKTAAPKIELPEVKREFRAAWVATVANINWPSRKNLSTEDQKREAIQLLDLLEDANFNAVIFQVRPAADALYKSNYEPWSCYLTGETGKAPAPYYDPLEFWVEEAHKRGLELHVWLNPYRAHHLSGGSVSSESMVKKSPSNIVKLKNGMYWFDPASIKTQDHVSNVVKDIVSRYDIDAVHFDDYFYPYASYNGGADFPDTASWNTYKNSDGSLSKADWRRNHVNKFIERIHKEIKQEKPYVKFGISPFGIWKSGYPIGVVGSSQFDELYADAKLWLNKGWIDYFSPQLYWPINSPRQNFQDLLEWWQEENTLNRHLWPGLNTVEVKAANRASEIVNQIKITNKVLNKNSVGAIHYSVAGLTNNSEMIPALKSDPYKEKALVPLSPWMKTSKIATPHFNTSDEYSSVKIDWSNSNQTNVFQWVLYAQYGNEWQIEIFPKKQLSKIINRSKNGKNCQMIVLKAVDRLGNESEYAAKKI